From Stigmatopora nigra isolate UIUO_SnigA chromosome 17, RoL_Snig_1.1, whole genome shotgun sequence, a single genomic window includes:
- the slc31a2 gene encoding protein SLC31A2 isoform X2, giving the protein MMPMVFEVSSSVTLLFDFWHVNSPGGMLVSVIVVMLLTILYEMLKVWRLGLSRSTLLTQNSTQYTGAPPQIDNNALENSTSESSLVTKESGSFFPNNKGSWLQHGIQTLLHLLQVTLSYILMLCVMSFNTWIFLGIIVGAALGYFISFPLLDQF; this is encoded by the exons ATGATGCCC atGGTCTTTGAGGTCTCCAGTAGCGTTACGCTGCTCTTTGACTTCTGGCATGTAAACAGCCCTGGAG GTATGCTTGTTTCGGTGATCGTGGTCATGCTGCTCACAATCTTATACGAAATGCTCAAAGTTTGGAGGTTGGGGCTTAGTAGAAGTACATTGTTGACACAGAATTCGACTCAATATACCGGCGCACCGCCCCAAATTGACAACAATGCGCTTGAAAACAGCACCTCCGAAAGCTCGTTGGTTACCAAAGAATCgggttctttttttccaaacaacaAGGGCAG CTGGTTGCAACATGGAATCCAGACATTGCTCCACTTGCTGCAGGTGACTTTGAGCTACATCCTGATGTTATGCGTCATGTCCTTCAATACTTGGATCTTTCTCGGCATCATCGTGGGTGCTGCACTTGgctatttcatctcatttcctcTGCTGGATCAATTTTGA
- the slc31a2 gene encoding protein SLC31A2 isoform X1, which translates to MPPYPLHVSRYPYKALVSLRSSGTGLMVFEVSSSVTLLFDFWHVNSPGGMLVSVIVVMLLTILYEMLKVWRLGLSRSTLLTQNSTQYTGAPPQIDNNALENSTSESSLVTKESGSFFPNNKGSWLQHGIQTLLHLLQVTLSYILMLCVMSFNTWIFLGIIVGAALGYFISFPLLDQF; encoded by the exons ATGCCACCTTATCCGCTACATGTAAGCCGCTATCCCTACAAAGCATTAGTATCCCTCAGGTCATCTGGAACTGGATTG atGGTCTTTGAGGTCTCCAGTAGCGTTACGCTGCTCTTTGACTTCTGGCATGTAAACAGCCCTGGAG GTATGCTTGTTTCGGTGATCGTGGTCATGCTGCTCACAATCTTATACGAAATGCTCAAAGTTTGGAGGTTGGGGCTTAGTAGAAGTACATTGTTGACACAGAATTCGACTCAATATACCGGCGCACCGCCCCAAATTGACAACAATGCGCTTGAAAACAGCACCTCCGAAAGCTCGTTGGTTACCAAAGAATCgggttctttttttccaaacaacaAGGGCAG CTGGTTGCAACATGGAATCCAGACATTGCTCCACTTGCTGCAGGTGACTTTGAGCTACATCCTGATGTTATGCGTCATGTCCTTCAATACTTGGATCTTTCTCGGCATCATCGTGGGTGCTGCACTTGgctatttcatctcatttcctcTGCTGGATCAATTTTGA
- the nars1 gene encoding asparagine--tRNA ligase, cytoplasmic isoform X2 — MATDIIKGEVYVSDKCGNDQDGDGSQQKPFKTPLKALLSFGKEPFPTIYVDSQQEGERWAVISKTQMKNAKKAYNREQAKTDSKEKKEAEDNERREKNLEEAKKITIEKDPSLPAPETVKIHQLEKKRGQRVKVFGWVHRLRRQGKNLMFIVLRDGTGFLQCVLSDKLCQCYNGLVLSTESSVALYGVVTPVPEGKQAPGGHELHCDFWELIGLAPAGGADNILNEESDVDVQLNNRHMMIRGENVSKVLRVRSMVTQCFRDHFFNRGYHEVFPPTLVQTQVEGGSTLFNLNYFGEQAYLTQSSQLYLETCIPALGDCFCLAQSYRAEQSRTRRHLSEYTHVEAECPFITFEDLLNRLEDLVCDVVDRVLKSPAGQLLYDINPDFKPPKRPFKRMNYTDAIVWLKEHDIKKDDGTYYEFGEDIPEAPERLMTDAINETILLCRFPAEIKSFYMQRCKDDKRLTESVDVLMPNVGEIVGGSMRISDAKELLEGFKREGIDPTPYYWYNDQRKYGTCPHGGYGLGLERFLTWLLNRHHIRDVCLYPRFIQRCRP, encoded by the exons ATGGCGACCGATATAATCAAAG GTGAAGTGTACGTGTCGGACAAATGTGGCAATGACCAGGATGGAGATGGATCCCAGCAGAAACCCTTTAAGACTCCTCTTAAA GCTCTTCTCTCCTTTGGTAAAGAACCATTCCCTACAATCTATGTGGATTCGCAGCAGGAgggagag cgtTGGGCAGTGATCTCCAAGACGCAGATGAAGAATGCAAAGAAAGCTTATAACCGTGAACAGGCTAAGACTGACTCCAAAGAAAAGAAGGAG GCAGAAGACAAtgagaggagagagaaaaacCTAGAGGAAGCCAAGAAGATCACTATTGAGAAGGACCCCAGTTTGCCTGCTCCGGAAACG GTGAAGATCCatcaactggaaaaaaagagaggtCAAAGAGTCAAAGTGTTTGGGTGGGTTCATCGTCTCAGAAGACAAG GGAAAAATTTGATGTTCATTGTGCTGCGAGATGGAACTGGTTTCCTGCAGTGTGTCCTTTCTGATAAACTG TGCCAGTGCTATAATGGCTTAGTGTTGTCGACAGAGAGCAGCGTTGCTCTCTATGGGGTTGTGACTCCAGTACCTGAAGGAAAACAG GCACCAGGAGGTCACGAGCTCCACTGCGACTTCTGGGAACTGATTGGCCTCGCGCCAGCTGGCGGGGCTGACAACATCCTGAACGAAGAATCAGATGTGGACGTCCAGCTTAACAACAGGCACATGATGATCAGAGGAGAGAACGTGTCCAAGGTCCTCAGAGTCCGATCTATGGTCACGCAGTGCTTCCGGGACCACTTTTTCAACCGCGGTTACCATGAG GTTTTCCCTCCTACTTTGGTGCAGACGCAGGTGGAGGGCGGTTCCACGCTGTTTAACCTCAACTACTTTGGAGAGCAGGCTTACCTGACGCAGTCCTCTCAGCTTTACCTGGAGACATGCATACCTGCGTTAGGTGACTGCTTCTGCCTTGCTCAGTCATACCGAGCTGAGCAGTCTCGCACTCGCAGACATCTCTCAGA GTACACTCACGTTGAAGCAGAGTGTCCTTTCATAACCTTTGAGGATCTGCTCAACCGACTGGAGGATCTAGTTTGTGATGTTGTTGATCGAGTGCTAAAATCCCCGGCTGGGCAACTCCTCTATGACATCAACCCG gacttTAAACCCCCTAAAAGGCCATTCAAGAGGATGAACTACACCGATGCCATTGTGTGGCTAAAAGAACATGACATTAAGAAGGATGATGGCACCTACTATGAGTTTGGAGAG GACATCCCCGAGGCTCCTGAGAGATTGATGACAGATGCCATCAATGAAACCATTCTTCTTTGCCGTTTCCCAGCTGAGATTAAATCATTCTACATGCAGCGGTGCAAAGATGACAAGCGGCTGACAGAATCG GTTGACGTTTTGATGCCAAATGTGGGTGAGATTGTTGGAGGATCAATGCGTATCTCGGACGCAAAGGAGCTGCTTGAGGGTTTCAAGCGGGAGGGCATCGACCCAACCCCATACTACTGGTACAATGATCAG AGGAAGTATGGCACATGTCCTCACGGTGGTTACGGCCTTGGTCTCGAGCGTTTCCTCACCTGGTTGCTCAACAGACACCACATCAGAGACGTCTGCCTTTACCCAAGATTCATCCAGCGTTGCCGCCCTTAA
- the fech gene encoding ferrochelatase, mitochondrial: MMAALGNPGRLIQFVRSTVGLNVRGRATAAALAHTATPEIQDSRKPKTGILMLNMGGPEKLEDVHDFLLRLFMDKDLMKLPVQSKLGPFIAKRRTPKIQEQYSKIGGGSPIKRWTAMQGEGMVKLLDEMSPETAPHKFYIGFRYVHPLTEEAIEEMEKDGVNRAVAFTQYPQYSCSTTGSSLNAIYRYYRSRSDRPKMNWSVIDRWPTHPLLVECFAEHVNNELLKFPEEKRDDVVILFSAHSLPMAVVNRGDPYPQEVGATVQRVMERLGHCNPYRLVWQSRVGPMAWLGPQTDEVIKGLCERGKKNLLLVPIAFTSDHIETLHELDIEYGQVLGEECGVENLRRAESLNGNPLFMKALAELVHTHLKSKQPCSRQLTLRCPLCTNPTCGETKAFFANQKLS, encoded by the exons ATGATGGCAGCCCTGGGCAACCCCGGTCGCTTAATTCAAT TTGTCAGGAGTACTGTCGGCTTAAATGTGAGAGGACGCGCCACTGCTGCAGCGTTGGCCCATACTGCGACCCCAGAAATACAGGACAGCAG GAAACCCAAGACAGGCATTCTGATGCTGAATATGGGAGGACCCGAGAAACTAGAAGACGTACATGACTTCCTGCTGAGGCTCTTCATGGACAAAGACTTGATGAAACTCCCAGTACAGAG TAAGCTGGGTCCATTCATTGCCAAACGCCGCACGCCAAAGATTCAGGAGCAGTATAGTAAGATTGGAGGAGGCTCGCCCATCAAACGTTGGACCGCCATGCAGGGAGAGGGCATGGTAAAGCTGTTGGATGAAATGAGCCCTGAAACAG CACCTCATAAATTCTACATCGGCTTCCGGTATGTCCACCCACTGACGGAGGAGGCCATCGAGGAGATGGAGAAAGACGGAGTGAACCGAGCTGTTGCCTTCACGCAATATCCTCAATACAGTTGCTCCACCACAG GTAGCAGTTTAAACGCCATCTATCGATACTATAGAAGCAGAAGCGACAGGCCAAAAATGAACTGGAGTGTCATTGACCGTTGGCCCACACATCCTCTGCTGGTGGAG TGTTTTGCAGAACATGTCAATAATGAGTTGCTGAAGTTTCCAGAAGAGAAGAGAGATGATGTTGTCATACTGTTCTCAGCCCATTCACTTCCTATGGCT GTTGTAAACAGAGGTGACCCCTATCCACAGGAGGTGGGTGCTACTGTGCAGAGAGTTATGGAAAGACTTGGACACTGTAACCCTTACAGACTGGTCTGGCAGTCCAGG GTGGGGCCCATGGCGTGGCTCGGCCCTCAAACGGACGAGGTCATCAAAGGACTTTgtgaaagagggaaaaaaaaccttctgcTCGTGCCTATTGCCTTCACTTCCGACCACATAGAAACTTTACATGAGTTGGACATAGAGTATGGACAGGTGCTCGGTGAGGAG TGTGGTGTGGAAAACCTCAGAAGAGCAGAGTCCTTGAATGGAAATCCTCTCTTTATGAAG gCTTTGGCAGAACTGGTCCACACTCACTTGAAATCCAAACAACCTTGTTCCCGCCAGCTGACCCTGCGCTGTCCGCTGTGCACCAATCCGACCTGTGGAGAGACGAAGGCCTTTTTTGCTAACCAGAAACTTTCGTAG
- the nars1 gene encoding asparagine--tRNA ligase, cytoplasmic isoform X1: protein MATDIIKGVGQISVGEVYVSDKCGNDQDGDGSQQKPFKTPLKALLSFGKEPFPTIYVDSQQEGERWAVISKTQMKNAKKAYNREQAKTDSKEKKEAEDNERREKNLEEAKKITIEKDPSLPAPETVKIHQLEKKRGQRVKVFGWVHRLRRQGKNLMFIVLRDGTGFLQCVLSDKLCQCYNGLVLSTESSVALYGVVTPVPEGKQAPGGHELHCDFWELIGLAPAGGADNILNEESDVDVQLNNRHMMIRGENVSKVLRVRSMVTQCFRDHFFNRGYHEVFPPTLVQTQVEGGSTLFNLNYFGEQAYLTQSSQLYLETCIPALGDCFCLAQSYRAEQSRTRRHLSEYTHVEAECPFITFEDLLNRLEDLVCDVVDRVLKSPAGQLLYDINPDFKPPKRPFKRMNYTDAIVWLKEHDIKKDDGTYYEFGEDIPEAPERLMTDAINETILLCRFPAEIKSFYMQRCKDDKRLTESVDVLMPNVGEIVGGSMRISDAKELLEGFKREGIDPTPYYWYNDQRKYGTCPHGGYGLGLERFLTWLLNRHHIRDVCLYPRFIQRCRP, encoded by the exons ATGGCGACCGATATAATCAAAGGTGTGGGACAAATTTCTGTTG GTGAAGTGTACGTGTCGGACAAATGTGGCAATGACCAGGATGGAGATGGATCCCAGCAGAAACCCTTTAAGACTCCTCTTAAA GCTCTTCTCTCCTTTGGTAAAGAACCATTCCCTACAATCTATGTGGATTCGCAGCAGGAgggagag cgtTGGGCAGTGATCTCCAAGACGCAGATGAAGAATGCAAAGAAAGCTTATAACCGTGAACAGGCTAAGACTGACTCCAAAGAAAAGAAGGAG GCAGAAGACAAtgagaggagagagaaaaacCTAGAGGAAGCCAAGAAGATCACTATTGAGAAGGACCCCAGTTTGCCTGCTCCGGAAACG GTGAAGATCCatcaactggaaaaaaagagaggtCAAAGAGTCAAAGTGTTTGGGTGGGTTCATCGTCTCAGAAGACAAG GGAAAAATTTGATGTTCATTGTGCTGCGAGATGGAACTGGTTTCCTGCAGTGTGTCCTTTCTGATAAACTG TGCCAGTGCTATAATGGCTTAGTGTTGTCGACAGAGAGCAGCGTTGCTCTCTATGGGGTTGTGACTCCAGTACCTGAAGGAAAACAG GCACCAGGAGGTCACGAGCTCCACTGCGACTTCTGGGAACTGATTGGCCTCGCGCCAGCTGGCGGGGCTGACAACATCCTGAACGAAGAATCAGATGTGGACGTCCAGCTTAACAACAGGCACATGATGATCAGAGGAGAGAACGTGTCCAAGGTCCTCAGAGTCCGATCTATGGTCACGCAGTGCTTCCGGGACCACTTTTTCAACCGCGGTTACCATGAG GTTTTCCCTCCTACTTTGGTGCAGACGCAGGTGGAGGGCGGTTCCACGCTGTTTAACCTCAACTACTTTGGAGAGCAGGCTTACCTGACGCAGTCCTCTCAGCTTTACCTGGAGACATGCATACCTGCGTTAGGTGACTGCTTCTGCCTTGCTCAGTCATACCGAGCTGAGCAGTCTCGCACTCGCAGACATCTCTCAGA GTACACTCACGTTGAAGCAGAGTGTCCTTTCATAACCTTTGAGGATCTGCTCAACCGACTGGAGGATCTAGTTTGTGATGTTGTTGATCGAGTGCTAAAATCCCCGGCTGGGCAACTCCTCTATGACATCAACCCG gacttTAAACCCCCTAAAAGGCCATTCAAGAGGATGAACTACACCGATGCCATTGTGTGGCTAAAAGAACATGACATTAAGAAGGATGATGGCACCTACTATGAGTTTGGAGAG GACATCCCCGAGGCTCCTGAGAGATTGATGACAGATGCCATCAATGAAACCATTCTTCTTTGCCGTTTCCCAGCTGAGATTAAATCATTCTACATGCAGCGGTGCAAAGATGACAAGCGGCTGACAGAATCG GTTGACGTTTTGATGCCAAATGTGGGTGAGATTGTTGGAGGATCAATGCGTATCTCGGACGCAAAGGAGCTGCTTGAGGGTTTCAAGCGGGAGGGCATCGACCCAACCCCATACTACTGGTACAATGATCAG AGGAAGTATGGCACATGTCCTCACGGTGGTTACGGCCTTGGTCTCGAGCGTTTCCTCACCTGGTTGCTCAACAGACACCACATCAGAGACGTCTGCCTTTACCCAAGATTCATCCAGCGTTGCCGCCCTTAA